The Cloacibacterium sp. TD35 region CTAAAAATTTAGATTCTGAGAATTTATTAAAAATAAGTTCTCTACTAAAACTATTTTTATGTTTTTGGTTATTTATTGTACAGTAACTAAATCCTTTAGTTCCAGCAATTGATGGAATATATTTATTATCTTTTCTGTAAAAATCAAAATATATAGTACCATTACCAACTTTAAAATCATATTCTAAACCATCTTTTGATTTTCTTTTATACGAAGGGTAATTTGTTTGATCATAATCTAATTGATAACGAAGTATTACTTTTTCTTTTTTATCATATATTAAATTTCCTGAAACAATAATAGTTGGAGAATCTATCTTAAAAATGATGTTTTGTTCATCACCAGATTGGGATATAATTTTCCCAGAATATTTTGCGTTCTCTATCTTAAAATAATCATTAACTCTATTAAGTTCATAATTAAAAAATAAATTACCTATAAAATCTCTAGATTGATTAAGAGATTGTCCTTTACAAATCTCATTTTCAGAAATTGAATTTTTAAAATATTTCACATCACTTAACTCTAATTGTATAAAATCATCGTACTTCCTATTGTAAGCACTTTTATAGTTATACATATTTGACATTGTCCACATTTTCCCCTTAGAAATTAGAAGAAAACTTAATTCATCATCATCAATATTTTTCTGTTTATATGTAATGTCATAAACAGATGTCTCATTATAGTATTTCTTTTTATAGTTTTTCAAAACCTCAGAAAATAACTTCTTAATATCAATATTTGAAATAATAACTTCATCTATATTTTTATAAACTGGAGTTAATTCTATTAGATTATTGATTTTTTTTAAACTCTTAGTTTTATAATTATATGCAGTAATTTCAAAGTTGTTAGCAGTTGAAGGAACTAACACATAACCTTCATCGTTTGAGTACAAAACATCCTTTAATAAGATAATTCTAGCTTTAGAAATAGGCTTACCATCTTCACTGTCAACAATCTTAATTTTTATTAATTCTTGAGAATATATAAACTTAGAAAAAAAAAGAAAAAGAATAATTATAGTTTGTTTCATAATGTAACTTTTAAAAGTAATTTAAATCCTAAATTTCATAAAGTTTTTTTTAATAAGAAATTACGTACAGTTATATTTCTTTATAATATTTGATTAAACATTTTATTATATTTTCAGTACTGATTTCAAAAACAAAATCATTTGTGTTTTTATTTTTCTCAAAATTGAAGATTTAAGGATTAATTATCAAAAAAAGCATGCCGAAATTGATAAATTTTAGTTAAAAACAAGTTGTTTATTTATCTTAACAAATTGATATTATATATTTTATAAAGTCTCAATAAATAATCATATATAATCATTTCAAACAATCTTTGTTCGGAAATAAACAATCTATTGACATGCATATGGAATATACTTTGAAAAAAATCTATCATTTCTACATTCAAATACTCTTTCTTGTCCAATTCTAAAATTTTTTCAATAATAATATGAATCTCTGAAATATTATTTGTAATTAATTTTCTAATGCCATTGAACTCATTTGACTGGATAAATTCAAGATATTTAGGCTGAAAATCTTGATATTTTTTCTTTAGTTGCTTATTCAAGCTTTTGTCAGAATTAAATTCTATTTTAAAAGAATTATCATAATTCTTAATCCAATTTGTTTTTTCTTCACTTGATAATCCTAATTCAGATAAAATACAATCAATATAAAATAAAGCAACTATTATTTTTTCTTCATCATTGTATTCTAAAAACTTTAGAATCAATTCACTGCTTCTAAAAAAGAGTTCCTCTGCATATTCTATTGTATTTTCTCCATACCTTTCAAGTTCTCTTTTATAAGTATCAATTATTACGTTCGAAATCTCTCCAGAATTCAAATATTCTCCAAATAGAGAATTAATTTTTTCCAGAATATAATTATAGTTGTTAAGGTTACTAATATTAAATCTTATTCTTAAATGTGGTTTCGGATCATTGTATCTAATAAAAAACCATTTTTTAATCACTTTTTCATTCTGAAGTTGCTCAACTAATGGCTTTATCACTTCTAAAAGAAATATATCAGAAGTTTTAACTCCTGTATAAATCTTAAAATATATCCATTCACTTCCTGGATAAAATATTCTACTTTCAGACATTTTGTTTATAAATCTTTATAGAGTGAAAACACGAATTGATGAACATAATCAGACTTATCATTACATAAAAACTCTTCAATAATAATTTCTTTTTCATTTTTAACGGATGAAAAAAACATTTGAACTAAATCGAAGTTTTGTAAATTAACTACCAAAGTATTATCTCCTTTTACCCATTGAATCCATTGTGGAATTTGTTTTAATTTTCTCCACGCTTCAATTTTTTGAAACAAGTGTTCTATATTTTCAGATAGAATAATTGAATTAAAAATTTTAATTTGCTCCGAATTAATTTTCCATTGAGCTTTTGAAAGGATTATATTTTCATATTCAACTCTTGGCAAGAAATCATAAATTTGAGATAATCCACCCCAATCAAAAAACAAACTTGCTCTAATTTTTTGATTACTATAGTCACACAAAAAATGGTAAATAGGCAAAGAGTTATTAGAATAGTTGTGAGCATTAGTCAAATGAGGAATAACTTCTTTATTGTGTTTTTTTGATCTTAAAAATAACTTATCATTCTTTATTGAAAGATACAAATCATCTACTGATATTTGATTTTCTTTCTCTAAAGTAGAATTAGCTAAATAGGGAATTTCATAATTTCGTAATTGAGGTCTCCTTATCACGTTTCCAATTCTTGATTCTGGAAGATGTATGATTTCAGCTAAAATTTTTTCTGGATTTAATTCTTGTTCTTTATCCGAAATTTGTATTACAAAATCTTTTATTGTTGACTTTTCTGAACAAAATCTTCCAAGTAACCTTCCTGCATTTCCACTAATATTGTTAATGTATAATTTTTCTTGTTGATTATCAAAAACTATTTCTCCAATTAACGATAAAGTATACGACAAATCATTCCAATTTTCTTCAAAATCATTAAAATCATCTTCTGATAATTTTATGACATAATCATTATTCCAATTGGCATTTTGTAATTTTTGATTCAAAACAATATGAATTGGATTCAATTTTATTTGAAGTTCTTTTTTTTGTTTAGAAGAAGCTAAGACTATATCTTCTAAATACGGATGAACTCCTTTTGTTGGAATATTTTGTAAATAGTCTATCCCAATTTCAGAATCTAAAGCATAGGAAAGGGAAACCTCTTCATTTTCAAATCTTTCGTAAAATGCTTCTTTAAATTTTTCTAAAACAGTTTCTCTATTTAAGATAGTAATCTTATTTAAAAATGAAATCCCCTTTTTTAGTTGTCTTTTCCATTCATATGATAATTTTATTTTGCTATCATAATATAAATCCGTCTGAAAGAGATACTTTTTATCATATTCTAAATTGAGATTATTAATAAGTTCTTCAATTTCAGCATACATGTTTTCTGAATTTCCAAAATTTAAATCGAGCTGCTGCATTTTAATTTTTATGGCAACCAAAAGGTCTCTTTCTTCGTTAGCTCCAATTCTTTCTAAAATTGAAATGATTGAATCTAAAAAATTATTTCCTGCTACATTTGGTTCTAGTTCACTTACCAAAACCTGATTTTCTATGAGTTCATTGATAAATTCTCTAGCTTCTTCTAAAGATATCTCTTCATTAGTAAGTACTGATGACAGCTCATCAATTGTTTTACCTTCTTTAGAAACAAGTAATATTTGTTCTAACTCTTCAGAAAGAGGAGCAGAAGAAATTATGTAATCTCTTTTTCCCTCTTTATTTTCATATTCTACAAAACGGATTTTATTTTTCCCAATTTTATAAATGCTATTATTGGGAAAGTATAAAATGTTATTTTTAATATGAGGTACTGAATTAAGATGCTTTGATAGTTCAACCAAAAAATGCATATCTAGCTTGGTATCTCTCAATCTTTCATTCTCTGAAAACGATTTAGGAAAATGATCTTTTTTATCAAATTTACTTAAGCTTACTCCAGCAAATAATCCAAATGGGGTATAACGTGTACTAGCTCTATTGTAATATTTTAAAAGCGAGATTTTAGACTTTTCACTAATTTTACTCTTAGTCTCATTATACAAAGAAAGAGAAGCTAAATAAATGGCTTCTCTGAACAGACTGTCTGCGAAAACTTCTAGTTCTTCATGGTTTATTTTTTTGCTTGAAAAAATAGTTTCAAATTTTTTGTAAGGTAATATTGGTGTTCTGACAATATAATTGTCAAAAAATTGAAAAGGAAAGCGTGACATTAATTTTTTGAAATTGGGATTTTTATAAAACTATTATTGTAAAATTTTATCTCTAATGGTTCCTCTGCATCTTTTATTGTCTCTTCACTAACATCTTTTCCTGTTCCATAATTTATTTGCATAAATGGACTTTTAACTATTCCCAAAACCAAAACTATTTTACTTCCTTTCTCTAATTTTTTACTAACAAATTCGTTGTTTGTGAGAGCCATAACTGTTTCTTTATTTTCACGAAGTAATTTTCTTTTCTCAGGATTTTTGGCATAACTCGCCCTTCCATAGTAGGTAGATAATAAAAAATATTTACCTTCTTTGTTTTGCTCATACACTTTCATATATAAATCAACATCTTTTTTATTTACTGAAAATTTTAGATTTCCTTCGAAATTTCCTGTAAATTCAACTGGCTTTTCAAATGTTTTTGATGAAAAAGTAATTGCATCTGACTTGTGAATTATAGTATCTAGTACATTATTTGTCTGTTTGATCAGTTCATCACCATCGGAACGGTTTTTAAAATCAATGATAACTGATGAAAAATCTTTTTTTTGCCTCTTTTCTAGAGTAAGTTCATTTGAGGATTGAATATAAAATTTCAACGTTTTCTTTTCAAAATTATTAATACTATTTGTACTTTTCCATTCATTTGTACCCATTACTTGATAATTGATTTTATCCTTAAGAAATAATGGCTTTTTCTTGTTTTTTAAAATGTAATCAAACCACTCAAAGCTAATTTTTTGTATATCAATATTTGCTATTGAATCAATTATATAACCTTTTAATTCATTCTTAATATATCCTTGAGCGCCAGAATGATCATATGGTCCAATTATAACATAATGATTTGCGTTTTTTTTGTATTTTAAGTGATTTTTGTAATAATATAGTGCACCTAATTGGTCAGAATCATAATATCCTGTAATAGTCAAAATAGGAATATTTATTTTATGAAATTCTTTTTTATATGGAGCCAATTTTTTCCAATAATGATCAAATGATGGATGTTCTAACCAATGCTGAAATATTTCATTCTTTTTACCTGTAATAGAATCTAATTTATTAAATGCTTCTCCACTCTCATACCATTTTTTATATATAGAATTCCACTTATCTTCATCGTTAAAGCTAGAGTCAAGCATTTTATTATTAGTAACATAGTTTAGCCAACGAAGAGAATAAGATGAAAATATGTTGTTATTCATAGGAAAATCCATTGTCCCAATTCCTACTGAGGCCTGTGGAATTATCGTTTTAAGAGCTGGATGAATTTTTTTGGTTGCTGCCCATTGACTAAATCCTAAATAACTGCCTCCGTACATACCAACTTTTCCATTACTCCATGGCTGTTTTACAATCCAATCAATAACGTTATTTAGGTCTTCTGCTTCATGTTCAAAAGGTTGAACTTTGCCTGAACTATTATATTTACCTCTAGGATATACATAAATTGAGTTATACCCATAACTCGCCATTTCTTTTTGGTCATTTATATCATCTAAACTTGGGTATATTGTATTCACTAAAATAGTAGCTTCAGGATATCTAATCTTTTTGTTTAAAACTACCCTTACACTTACTTTATTATTTATCAAAATACTATCTTTTATATCATAATTTAAGAAATCCAATTCTTTTAGATATTTATTAGCGTAATTAAAAGAACTATTAGAAACCATAAATGAGGTATAGTTTCTACATAGTAATAGAGCTTTTTTTATATCAACACTATCCTTGTTTTCTAAATCATTTTTTATTGAAGATATAATATCTTTTTTGGTTTTTTCAATATCTACATTAAAATATCTAGGAAGTAATATTCTTGATTTAATGGATAAACTTTCGTATTTTTTTAAAAATTCAACTTTGTAACTATCTTCAAAATTTTTCTTACTGTTTATATTATATAAAGTTTTAATGTATATTTCATATTGACTTCCCATCGCCTGTGCTATACTAGGGTTGCTTTTCATATAAACACTTCTAACAGAATCTATTTGAGACAAAGCTTTATCATAATTTTTATTAATAATATTTAACCTAAAAAGATTGTCATATTTAACCGCCTTGTTTTTTTCAGCATACTTTTTTTGAATTTCATAACTAATGTAATTCATTAACGGATCTAAATCTTCAAATTTATATGAACTAGGTTGTTTTACAGGAATCTTTTGACAAAAAATTCCTGTAAAAATTAAGGCAAATAATATTATGAGTATTTTTTTCATAAAATAAAAAATCAGTAATTTTCAAAATTACTGATTAAATATTAATAACAATTAGATTTAATTAGTTAGCGTTAACACATCTTTCGTAGTAGTTGTATTGTCTGTTTTATCTTTAATTGTATCATTGTCTCCTGTAGCTCCAGTTCCTCCTCCTTCACTACCTCCTTTAATAGAATTCAATCCTGTTTTTATTTTAGTGATTTGAAGTTTGTTTAATGATAATTTTTTTTCTGTTGTTTTCTCCTTTTTCATTTTATATCGTTTTAAATTGAGGCTACAAAGGAAAGCTATAAGTATGTGATTGTAAATATTTACATGTCGAAATTTATCAATTTCGACATGTAAAATGGAATACAAAAAGTTAGTTATTTAACGTTTTATTTTCTTCATTTAAAAGTTTTATAAAATAAGAGGGTAGAGTTCCAGTTATTTTTTTAAAAGCATTAGTGAAAGATTCAGAATTATTGAAACCAATATCTTCAGAAATCGCAGCAATTGTATATTTTCTTATTTTTTCATTTGATTTAAGTTCAGAAATTATATAGTTAATTCTAAGCTCATTTATGTATTGTGAAAAGTTTTTTCCTTTTAATTCATTAATTAACTTTGAAAGGTAATCTCTATTGGTGTCTAACTCTTTAGACAGTGTATCTAATGTGATATTTTTTCTTAAAAAATCTTTATTTTTTTCAAACAACTCTATTTTATTGATAATAAGTTGAAATTTCGGATTAGAAGATATACTTTTTTTGTTATCTACATCATCTTGCTTATTAGTGTTTGAGAGAATATTTTCATTTTCTTTAGAGGAACTTTTCCTATTTTCATTTTTTTCCAATAAAAGTTTTGCTTGCTTCTTATAGGTTTTTATTTTTTGTCTATATTTTTTTATGATGTAAATGAATAGTGCAGAAGTTATCAATAAAAAAATAATCAACCAAGAGAAAATTGAATTCTTGCTATTCAAATTTTTAATTAGTCCCTCCTTTTCTTTTATTAGTAAAGGAGTATCATACTTTTTAAATATTTCTTTGGAAAGATTTTTTTGAGTTTCAGCAATTATACTATCACTATAAATTAATTTGTCAATAAATTTTAATTGATTATTCAAATCTCCTTTTTTCTTGTAATAATCAATTATGATTTCGTAACCATCTCTCTTAATTGGTTCGAAATTCTTATTTGCAAAAGAAATTGAATCTGATTTAATAAAATATGTTATTGCCTCTTTTTCCATATGAGATTCATACTTTACTCTCCCAATAAAATAATATAAAATTCCAAGATTTGTATAGTCCTTGTTTTTTCTTAATGAAGCTTCAACTGATTCCAAATATCCTAGAGATAAAGATAATTTTTTTAAATAAAAATAGTTGATTCCCTTAAGCATTATCAAGTAATAATAATTGGAATAGTTTTTATATTTTTTACATTCTTTTATTCCTAAATCTGCAAATTCATTACTTTTTTGATAGTTTTTACATTTAGCATAAATATTGGATAACGAAAAAATAGAAGAGAGATAGTCTTTTTCATTTTTATTATTTGAATTTATCTTATTTTTTTCGTATAAATAATATTCAATGAAAAGAGGTAATGCTTCTTTGTATTCTTCTGTTGCTGTTTTTAAGATGGCAATTAATTTTTTTATGTAATAAAATTGTTCTTGGTTTTCATTTTGGTTCAATTTTAAGGCTATTGCATATTGTTCTAAAGCACTTTTATAGTTTCCCTCATTATTATATAAAATTCCTTTAATAATATAAGCTTTAGATGGATAATCTTTATAAATTTTATTTTTCACTAATGCTATTAAGGAATCTGCATAAGGATGTCCGTTTTCACCTTTCAAATTTTTTATTCGTGCAATATTGTAGTAACCATCATAAATTAAATTCTTCTCATTTTCAATTTTTCCTTTATGCAAAATAATATTAGCATAAAATTCGGCTTTTTCATTGTCAATTTGAAAGACCTGATTATATGCATTTTCAATATAATTTATGTTTTTATTTTTTAAAGAATCTGGAATTTTAAATCCGTTTATACTTTGAGAAATAAATAAAACAGGATAAATAATATACAGAAATAAATAAATTTTCTTCATAATTCTAATTAACGTACAAATTTATAAAATATTAATGTTATATAAGAAAATAGCACTATCACTTGATTATGAATAAAATTACAGAAACTCATATTTATAAAAGTTATTTAATAATGGTCGATATTTATCAATTTTGGCTGTCTTTGTTTGTGTCTTATCAAAAACCAATTGATATTTGTTAATCAAAAATTTATTTTAAATAACATCACAATTCGAAATCAACATGTATTAATAACTTATCGTAATTCAGCTAATTAAAAATCAATCAAGATTACAAGTCTAGTTTGCGAAGATTTATTTTTTCTTTCGTGACTTCGAAATACGCTACCCTACAATTACATTATTTTTTCTTGAAAGAACCCTTCAAATTACTTAATACTATCATAATTTATATAAAAACAAAATGAAAAAAACAATCTTATTTTCTTTTTTTTTAGTATTTCTGTTTACAGGATACTTTAGGTCACAAGTTATTTTTAATTATGACGATGCAGGCAACCAAATCTATAGAGGTACCACTTCTGGCACAGGCAGAATGGTAAGTAATACAGAGAGCACTTCTACTCCTACACTAGCCGACCAAGTAGCAAATAAAATACAAGCAGCTCCAGTTCCGGTAAAAACTTCTCTTAATATAATTTGGGAAAAAGATATTAAAGACTATATCGTTAAGATTGATCTTTTAGCCTATAACTCATTCCAAATTATGGAGAGTATTGATATCATATCACAAAAGGGAAATTCTTATGTTTTTAATATGAATAATTATCCATATGGTGTTTATTATTTGAGATTCTATTTATCAGATGGAAGCGTTTACAATAGAACAATAACCAAGAACTAGAAAAGTCATATGAAAAAATTATATCTACTATTGCTCTTAGGAATTTATAATTTTCTAATAGCTCAAACTAATTTTCACGATACCACAGGAAGCATAGAGGTAAATGGAGGTGGTCAACTTCAATATACTTTACCTATTGCTTTACCTCCAGGGGTGAAAAGTGTTGCTCCACAAGTAAATCTTGGCTATACAAGTGGTACAGGAAACGGAATTGCTGGATATGGTTGGAATATTTCTGGAATCACAAGTATCACCAGAATGAGCAAAACTATTGAAAAAGATGGTGAAGTAAGAGGAATTCAACTTAACAATTCTGACTTTTATAGTTTCAACGGGCAAAGATTAATTCTAAAATCTGGTAGTGGAACAAATGGAGGTAATGGTGCAGAATATGTAACTGAGAAATATTCTAACATAAAGATAAAATCATTAGGCGCAATTTCTGGGCAAGTTTGGCAAGGCCCTGAATATTGGGAAGTTACTTTTGAAGATGGTTCGCAAGCTTGGTATGGTGCTACCACTACAGGAACAAGTAGTGCAAGAACACCTATTGAATACAATATTGTAAAATGGAAAGATGCACAAGGCAATTACATTACTTATAACTACACCCAAGCTAATAATGTTGCAGTAATAAGCAGTATTCAATGGGGAGGAAATGAAACTATTAGCAAAGCTCATTTTAATCAGATTATTTTCAACTATGCAACAAGAGATTTAAAAGAACAATCTTATGTAAATGGAGTAAGCTTTATCCAGGATAAAATTCTGTCTAATGTCGTAGTAAATGCAAATGGCTCGCAATTTAAAAAGTATCTCATTGAATATACGAAAGATCCTAATGGTAATCAATATCAGTTTGTAAATAAAATTACCGAATATAATGCCGCAAATGAAGCAGCAAATCCTGTAATTTTTGAACAGCAGAAAGATAAAAGCACTTCTACACTAGGAAATAATAATGCTTTTAACTTTGATGATGTTAAGTTGTCTGGTGATTTTGATGGAAATGGAGCAATTGATAATATTGTTTATGCATATTCTA contains the following coding sequences:
- a CDS encoding helix-turn-helix domain-containing protein; this encodes MKKIYLFLYIIYPVLFISQSINGFKIPDSLKNKNINYIENAYNQVFQIDNEKAEFYANIILHKGKIENEKNLIYDGYYNIARIKNLKGENGHPYADSLIALVKNKIYKDYPSKAYIIKGILYNNEGNYKSALEQYAIALKLNQNENQEQFYYIKKLIAILKTATEEYKEALPLFIEYYLYEKNKINSNNKNEKDYLSSIFSLSNIYAKCKNYQKSNEFADLGIKECKKYKNYSNYYYLIMLKGINYFYLKKLSLSLGYLESVEASLRKNKDYTNLGILYYFIGRVKYESHMEKEAITYFIKSDSISFANKNFEPIKRDGYEIIIDYYKKKGDLNNQLKFIDKLIYSDSIIAETQKNLSKEIFKKYDTPLLIKEKEGLIKNLNSKNSIFSWLIIFLLITSALFIYIIKKYRQKIKTYKKQAKLLLEKNENRKSSSKENENILSNTNKQDDVDNKKSISSNPKFQLIINKIELFEKNKDFLRKNITLDTLSKELDTNRDYLSKLINELKGKNFSQYINELRINYIISELKSNEKIRKYTIAAISEDIGFNNSESFTNAFKKITGTLPSYFIKLLNEENKTLNN
- a CDS encoding CocE/NonD family hydrolase, coding for MKKILIILFALIFTGIFCQKIPVKQPSSYKFEDLDPLMNYISYEIQKKYAEKNKAVKYDNLFRLNIINKNYDKALSQIDSVRSVYMKSNPSIAQAMGSQYEIYIKTLYNINSKKNFEDSYKVEFLKKYESLSIKSRILLPRYFNVDIEKTKKDIISSIKNDLENKDSVDIKKALLLCRNYTSFMVSNSSFNYANKYLKELDFLNYDIKDSILINNKVSVRVVLNKKIRYPEATILVNTIYPSLDDINDQKEMASYGYNSIYVYPRGKYNSSGKVQPFEHEAEDLNNVIDWIVKQPWSNGKVGMYGGSYLGFSQWAATKKIHPALKTIIPQASVGIGTMDFPMNNNIFSSYSLRWLNYVTNNKMLDSSFNDEDKWNSIYKKWYESGEAFNKLDSITGKKNEIFQHWLEHPSFDHYWKKLAPYKKEFHKINIPILTITGYYDSDQLGALYYYKNHLKYKKNANHYVIIGPYDHSGAQGYIKNELKGYIIDSIANIDIQKISFEWFDYILKNKKKPLFLKDKINYQVMGTNEWKSTNSINNFEKKTLKFYIQSSNELTLEKRQKKDFSSVIIDFKNRSDGDELIKQTNNVLDTIIHKSDAITFSSKTFEKPVEFTGNFEGNLKFSVNKKDVDLYMKVYEQNKEGKYFLLSTYYGRASYAKNPEKRKLLRENKETVMALTNNEFVSKKLEKGSKIVLVLGIVKSPFMQINYGTGKDVSEETIKDAEEPLEIKFYNNSFIKIPISKN
- a CDS encoding lantibiotic dehydratase family protein, which encodes MSRFPFQFFDNYIVRTPILPYKKFETIFSSKKINHEELEVFADSLFREAIYLASLSLYNETKSKISEKSKISLLKYYNRASTRYTPFGLFAGVSLSKFDKKDHFPKSFSENERLRDTKLDMHFLVELSKHLNSVPHIKNNILYFPNNSIYKIGKNKIRFVEYENKEGKRDYIISSAPLSEELEQILLVSKEGKTIDELSSVLTNEEISLEEAREFINELIENQVLVSELEPNVAGNNFLDSIISILERIGANEERDLLVAIKIKMQQLDLNFGNSENMYAEIEELINNLNLEYDKKYLFQTDLYYDSKIKLSYEWKRQLKKGISFLNKITILNRETVLEKFKEAFYERFENEEVSLSYALDSEIGIDYLQNIPTKGVHPYLEDIVLASSKQKKELQIKLNPIHIVLNQKLQNANWNNDYVIKLSEDDFNDFEENWNDLSYTLSLIGEIVFDNQQEKLYINNISGNAGRLLGRFCSEKSTIKDFVIQISDKEQELNPEKILAEIIHLPESRIGNVIRRPQLRNYEIPYLANSTLEKENQISVDDLYLSIKNDKLFLRSKKHNKEVIPHLTNAHNYSNNSLPIYHFLCDYSNQKIRASLFFDWGGLSQIYDFLPRVEYENIILSKAQWKINSEQIKIFNSIILSENIEHLFQKIEAWRKLKQIPQWIQWVKGDNTLVVNLQNFDLVQMFFSSVKNEKEIIIEEFLCNDKSDYVHQFVFSLYKDL
- a CDS encoding thiopeptide-type bacteriocin biosynthesis protein, giving the protein MSESRIFYPGSEWIYFKIYTGVKTSDIFLLEVIKPLVEQLQNEKVIKKWFFIRYNDPKPHLRIRFNISNLNNYNYILEKINSLFGEYLNSGEISNVIIDTYKRELERYGENTIEYAEELFFRSSELILKFLEYNDEEKIIVALFYIDCILSELGLSSEEKTNWIKNYDNSFKIEFNSDKSLNKQLKKKYQDFQPKYLEFIQSNEFNGIRKLITNNISEIHIIIEKILELDKKEYLNVEMIDFFQSIFHMHVNRLFISEQRLFEMIIYDYLLRLYKIYNINLLR